The Cytobacillus oceanisediminis genomic interval CTTGAAGATAAAGACTCTGAATATATGCTCTCTCTTCTGATTTTTGAAGACCTCGCTGCTCCGATTCTTGTGACTGTGTTAATTGGGCTGAGCGGCGGAAATAGTTTCTCCGCTGCAGATTTTCTGTTTATTTTTCTGAAGGTGTCTCTTCTTGCTGGCGCTGCAATTTGGATGAGCAGAATAGTTCTTCATAAAGCCCAGCATTGGATGAAAAAAGTTGCTCATGAAGATTCCTTTTTGATTCTTGTACTCGGAGTTGCGATTACCTATGGCGGATTTGCAGTATTTCTGGGGCTATCAGAGGTTATTGGCGCATTTCTTGCCGGCATCATTCTTGCCGGAACGGAGGTAAAAGAAAAAACAGAGGAAGTTGTACTTCCCGTCAGGAATCTGTTTCTTCCATTTTTCTTCTTGAATTTCGGGCTTTCGCTTGAGTTTAAGGAAGAAATTCCTTCTCTGGGTCTTCTGGTTATTATTGTTATCTGGTCTATCATTCACAAGCTTGCTGCAGGGTATTTTGGAGGACAATGGTATGGCCTATCGAAACAGGAAGCTCTAAAGGCGGGATTATCATTATCATCAAGGGGAGAATTCTCTGTAATTATTGCCGGATTGGCCACAGGGGGCCTTAAAGTATTTGCCGGGGCTTATATCCTGATTGCAGCTTTGATCGGCATGCTGCTGTTTCAATTATCGCCGCGGATCCATTCATGGATGAAGAGGAGTTCCAGTTAATAGCAATAAAAAATTACCGGAAAACCTCTTGTTCATTAAAAGTTTTTCCGGATTGCTGTTTATAAATTTCTTCTTTTACCTCCTGCTCCGTGAAACAAAAGGGTTTTCAGCAATCCAAAATCTCCATGGATAATTCCGTGCTTCACCGGAATTATCAATTCCGATTCGTTTTCCGCGTGTGACTTTCCCAGGAGGAATTCCTTTAGCAATCATAAGAGGGGGGCTTGTAAAATGCCGGCCATAATCATCTATTGTAATATCGAGAGCTTTGGTTAATTTTCCAGGCCCATTAGTGAGGTTCTTTAGATCATCCATTTTTCGTCTTTTCTTCATTAAATCAAGTCCGTCTACAGGTTCAATTCCCCTGATCAATACAGCTTCCGGCTTTTCCTTAGGGCCGCTCACAACATTAACCAAACAATGGGTATGCATTACATACGTGTAGACAAATCCGGGTTCATTGAACATGATTTCGGTCCGCTTTGTTCTCCTGTTCCCAAAGCTGTGAGCTGCCCTGTCTTCAGGACCCATATATGCTTCTGTTTCAACGATATAGCCTGAGGCGACCCCCTCTTCAGTTTCTTTGATCAATATGCAGCCCAGCAGTGCTTCCGCCAATAGTAGTGTCGGCTGCTGAAAAAAGCCTTCTGGCAGAGGGGCATATGGTTTTATTTCTTTCATGATCAATCTCTCCAAACAGTATTTTATTAGTTCTTGCAGCATCGTGTCTTATGTTTTACCCTTTGCTATTTTTTCATAACCATACCTGCAGTATAATAGCAAAAGGAAATACTATACAGGATGTGGGCATTGATGAATAAAAATATCGGTTTTATCGGATGTGGAAAAATGGCTCAGGCCATAATTGGAGGAATACTCAAATCCAATCTGGTAAATCCAAGCCAGATTATTGCTTCATCGAGAACAGAGAAGACGCTTGAGGATGTAAAAAGCAGGTGGAATATACAAATACGCCTTTCCAATATTGAAGCAGCGGAAGAAGCGGATATACTTTTTTTGGCTATTAAGCCTGATGCACATGGGGCAGTTATTGATGAAATTAAAGATAGCATTCGTTCCCATGCCATCATCTTAACCATTGCGGCCGGCATCAGCCTATCCTTTCTGGAACAGTCATTTGGCCGGAAAATCAGAGCAGTTCGAACCATGCCTAATACGCCATCATTAGTAGGAGAAGGAATGTGTGTCCTTTCCGCAAATGAATCAGTATCTACAGATGATATGGAAGAAGTGGCAAAAATATTCTCATGTATTGGAAGATCAGCTGTTATGGAAGAAAAGATGATGGACGCCATTCCTGCTATCAGCGGTTCTTCTCCAGCTTATGCCTATATGTTCATTGAAGCATTGGCAGATGGCGGTGTAAAAGCAGGATTGCCCCGTGACCAGTCTTATCAGCTCGCAGCCCAGGCTGTTTTGGGGGCAGCCAAGATGGTGCTGGAAACGGGTCTGCATCCAGCGGAATTAAAGGATGAGGTCTGTACTCCAGGAGGGGCAACGATTGAAGCAGTTGCCGAACTGGAGAGAAAAGGGTTCCGTGCAGCGGTGTTGAGTGCAATGGATCAATGTTTTGAAAAAACAAAGGCTCTTACAGGGAAAAACAATTAAACAAGATTTATTAACCTAAACCCGGCAGTTATACAACTGCCGTCTAAGGGTTCCTGAAATATAGGCACAAATCAAATGGGAAAACACTGAACATTTCACGGCAAAATGGAATATATAATAAGAAAATTTAAATTTTAATTCCGACTTGACTCATAGGAATACATGTATTATAGTAAGTCATTATGAAAACATCTATTGGGGAGGATTCAGTCCGATGAGTACAGGACTTTTAGTTTTAAATATTGCCATTATGCTTCTGCTTATAGGCGTATTATTCTTTATGCAAAAAAAGCATATTTCATTCTCAAAACGTGTGTTTACAGCGCTTGGATTAGGGATCTTGTTTGGCTTCGCACTTCAGCTGATTTACGGACCGGGTGCAGAGATCATTGCCAAATCTGCAGACTGGTTCAATTTAGTAGGCGGGGGTTATGTTAAATTCCTGCAAATGATTGTAATGCCGCTTGTCTTCATTTCTATATTAGGTGCATTTACTAAGCTAAAATTAACAAATAATATTGGAAAAATCAGTGTGCTTATTCTTGGGCTGCTTGTAGGTACAACAGCAGTTGCTGCCGCTGTCGGGATTGCAACAGCTGTCGGCTTTGACTTGGAGGCAGTCCAAATCAGCGGAGGCGATGCAGAGACTGCCCGCGGGGAACAGCTTGAAGAAACCTATCAGGGCATTGAAGGTAGAACATTCCCTCAGCAGATGCTGGATCTTCTTCCGGCCAACCCATTTCTTGATTTTACAGGGGCAAGACCAACATCCACCATTTCAGTTGTTATCTTTGCAGCCTTTTTAGGAATTGCTTACCTGAGTGTCAGACGGAAATCACCAGAACAGGCTGACCTTTTTGCGAAAATTGTGGATGCCTTCTATGCAATTATCATGCGTGTTGTTACATTAATCTTACGTTTAACACCATACGGAGTTTTGGCGATTATGACGAAAACAGTGGCCATGAGTGATTTCGACTCCATTTTAAATTTAGGAAAATTTGTTATTGCTTCTTATGTGGCACTTGCCATCATGTTCCTGATTCACCTGCTGCTTTTAACATTGAGCGGTTTAAATCCAATCACATATATGAAAAAAGCATTTCCTGTATTAACATTTGCCTTTACATCTAGAACAAGTGCCGGTGCATTGCCATTGAACATTAAAACGCAAAAGTCGCTGGGTGTTCCTGAAGGAATTGCTAACTTTGCAGGGTCATTTGGTCTTTCCATCGGCCAAAATGGGTGTGCTGGAATCTATCCGGCAATGCTGGCGGTAATGATTGCTCCGACTGTGGGCATTAACCCGCTGTCACCAGGATTTATTTTTACCGTCATTCTCATTGTAGCAATCAGCTCCTTTGGTGTGGCAGGGGTCGGCGGCGGTGCGACTTTCGCAGCGATCCTGGTATTATCTGCCCTTGACCTGCCAGTTGCACTGGCTGGCTTGCTGATCTCAATTGAACCGCTGATAGACATGGGACGCACAGCTGTTAACGTCAGCGGATCCATGACCTCCGGTATCTTAACGGGCCGAATCACCGGTGAAATTGATGGAAATCTTTATAGCGACATGAATGAAAAAATAGAAGCTGAAGCATAAGAAAAGCGACGGGTGCCGGGCACCTGTCGCTTTTTTCAATCAACGATATTCTGCTCTTTTCTTAACTGTTAACGATGTCATGGCGCCAACAAATATGATGGTGATAAACGAGTACAGGAACTTTTCAATACCGACAATTTTTAATCCGCTTAAAATAACCAATCCATCAATTGCGAATATCAAAGCGCCGATGTTAATAGGGAGGAGCTTTGTCATCAGCTGAGCCAGAAGGTCTGTACCTCCTGTGCTGGTTTCATAACGGAGCATGAGGCCGATCCCAAAGCCGACCAGGCAGCCGCCTAAAATCGAGCTGGGCAATATGGAAAGTTCAAAATGACCTCGCATAGCAGAAAGCAAATCAATAAGGAAGGATGAAATCAGGAGGCCGTGCAGACTATAGAAAAAATATTTCTTCTCATAAAACCAGGCAAGTACATATAATGGAATGCTTAAGACAATCATACTCAATCCAGTGGGAAGCTCGTAATAATAATGGAGGATCAGCCCTATGCCAATAATGCCCCCATCAAGCAAATGGTGGGGGACAAGGAAGCCGTTAATGCCTATGCCTAATAATAAACTTCCTATTAAAGTTGCAAACAGCTTTTCATACATAAGCTATCATCCTAACTTGTCCTTTTCTATACTTATAGAATATGAATGACCAGGTATTAAATAGAAGCGTTAAAAAACAAAAAAGCTTGTCCGATTTGGACAAGCTTTTGTTGTAAGGCGCTTCCGCTTTTCTATTTAGTGCGGCAGGAAAGCAAGCTGATAAAAGAATAACACTGCAAATAAATAAACCAGCGGATGAACCTCTCTCCATTTGCCTTTTACCACTTTCATAAGCGGATAAGCGATGAATCCAAGCGCAATTCCTGTTGCAATACTGGATGTCAGCGGCATGCTTAAGATAATCAGGAATGCAGGGAATGCTTCATCAAGTTCATTCCACTTAATATGTGAAATGCTGCCCATCATCAGGCTTCCAACGATGATCAGGGCTGGTGCAGTAATGGCAGCAAGACCTGATACCGCACTGACAAGCGGTCCGAAG includes:
- a CDS encoding DNA-3-methyladenine glycosylase: MKEIKPYAPLPEGFFQQPTLLLAEALLGCILIKETEEGVASGYIVETEAYMGPEDRAAHSFGNRRTKRTEIMFNEPGFVYTYVMHTHCLVNVVSGPKEKPEAVLIRGIEPVDGLDLMKKRRKMDDLKNLTNGPGKLTKALDITIDDYGRHFTSPPLMIAKGIPPGKVTRGKRIGIDNSGEARNYPWRFWIAENPFVSRSRR
- the proC gene encoding pyrroline-5-carboxylate reductase yields the protein MNKNIGFIGCGKMAQAIIGGILKSNLVNPSQIIASSRTEKTLEDVKSRWNIQIRLSNIEAAEEADILFLAIKPDAHGAVIDEIKDSIRSHAIILTIAAGISLSFLEQSFGRKIRAVRTMPNTPSLVGEGMCVLSANESVSTDDMEEVAKIFSCIGRSAVMEEKMMDAIPAISGSSPAYAYMFIEALADGGVKAGLPRDQSYQLAAQAVLGAAKMVLETGLHPAELKDEVCTPGGATIEAVAELERKGFRAAVLSAMDQCFEKTKALTGKNN
- a CDS encoding cation:proton antiporter; the protein is MNMPLAIGLIFIALYITAIIGIKILRIPDIVIYIILGAGICFFGFYKEAQVIEAAGEIGLILLFFLLGTKFSVRELRNNGRKVWKSGLLDVFLGVGVTAGIAYAAGQNMFVSLLIAGIVYATSSSITVKLLESKNRLEDKDSEYMLSLLIFEDLAAPILVTVLIGLSGGNSFSAADFLFIFLKVSLLAGAAIWMSRIVLHKAQHWMKKVAHEDSFLILVLGVAITYGGFAVFLGLSEVIGAFLAGIILAGTEVKEKTEEVVLPVRNLFLPFFFLNFGLSLEFKEEIPSLGLLVIIVIWSIIHKLAAGYFGGQWYGLSKQEALKAGLSLSSRGEFSVIIAGLATGGLKVFAGAYILIAALIGMLLFQLSPRIHSWMKRSSS
- a CDS encoding L-cystine transporter; translation: MSTGLLVLNIAIMLLLIGVLFFMQKKHISFSKRVFTALGLGILFGFALQLIYGPGAEIIAKSADWFNLVGGGYVKFLQMIVMPLVFISILGAFTKLKLTNNIGKISVLILGLLVGTTAVAAAVGIATAVGFDLEAVQISGGDAETARGEQLEETYQGIEGRTFPQQMLDLLPANPFLDFTGARPTSTISVVIFAAFLGIAYLSVRRKSPEQADLFAKIVDAFYAIIMRVVTLILRLTPYGVLAIMTKTVAMSDFDSILNLGKFVIASYVALAIMFLIHLLLLTLSGLNPITYMKKAFPVLTFAFTSRTSAGALPLNIKTQKSLGVPEGIANFAGSFGLSIGQNGCAGIYPAMLAVMIAPTVGINPLSPGFIFTVILIVAISSFGVAGVGGGATFAAILVLSALDLPVALAGLLISIEPLIDMGRTAVNVSGSMTSGILTGRITGEIDGNLYSDMNEKIEAEA
- a CDS encoding YitT family protein; protein product: MYEKLFATLIGSLLLGIGINGFLVPHHLLDGGIIGIGLILHYYYELPTGLSMIVLSIPLYVLAWFYEKKYFFYSLHGLLISSFLIDLLSAMRGHFELSILPSSILGGCLVGFGIGLMLRYETSTGGTDLLAQLMTKLLPINIGALIFAIDGLVILSGLKIVGIEKFLYSFITIIFVGAMTSLTVKKRAEYR